The Lineus longissimus chromosome 10, tnLinLong1.2, whole genome shotgun sequence genome segment ATCTTACAGCTTGTATCGGTCTTGTCAGGGCGGTTTTTGGCAATTCGGATTATAATATAAGGGTTGTTTTTAGGAATGTGTTTTCAGTTCATTCATAGAGTATTTTATGAACTTGTCAATCTGCCCGTTGAATTAATTCCGTTTATTAGAATTATCACAATGATTGAAACTCGTGTTCTTTTGCAGGAAGAAAAGGCGTTCCAAGAGGGCCGATTCACCTCACAGTGGAGGTTCACCTGTGAAGTCCCGTCGTAAAGAAGACCATAAAACGAATCCAGAAAATAGTGGTCAGCTGTATGGTAGAAATTCATATGAAGCTGAAAGCGACATGCCTCCCTGGAAAGATGGGACATCCTCCTTGCAAGATGATCCATATTTCCCAGATAAACCTGCAACTTCATTCATGAATGTTCCACTGCATGAAGTTCCACTCCCTGATCGAAATAATAAAAATTCAGACTCTCACCATCGTTCAAGTGAGAGAGAAAAATCTAGGGAAAGATATGGTTCCAGGTCACCTCATAGATATGATTACAGGTCTCCTCAAAGGAGCCGACGATCTACTGAAAGGTCCACACAAATGTCACATCGTAGGTCATCCCCAAAGTCTAAACACCTGTCCCCTCCTATGTCAAATCGCCAGTCGCCCCCAAGAAGGTCAAGTTACGAACCTTCGCAGAGCTTGTATGACCATTCACCTCGGAGGTCAAACCATAGATCTTCACAAGGATCGCTTGGCCAGTCTCCAAGGTCAAGACAGTTTTCACCTCAAAGTCGGCAAACTGGTTATGGATCACCATCACCTCCACGAGGGAGATACGACCCAGGGTCTCCGGCTCATAATTCATCACAAAGAATACCAGGGCTGGATTCTCCCGAGTTGGAAATACCACGTTCACCACACTTTGCAAGGGAAAAGGACCGTCCAGATCAATATTTGGGATATCCGCAAGAAGACAGGAGATTGCCTCCATCTGATAACAGGAGTTCTGAATATGCAAGATATGAATCTGTCGAGGAAAAGCAATATCATTCGGAAGATAATAGTAATGCATTTCAAGAAGGATACAAGAAATCTGCTTCTGACAATGAGAGACGACAACGTAATTATTTTGATGCTGAGAAAACAGATAGATTGGACCGAGAGGAAAGGGATGACAGAGAATCGAAACAACTTGACTTCCAGAGGGCGCTGTCAAAAGATAATCGCCAGACCCTCCCAGCAAGGGATGAACCTGAAAAGGAATTGACCGAAGATCATGATGAGAAGGATGTTCCAACTAATTCTGAGGCAAGCGGTCTGGTTGCTTATTCACGGTCACCAACACCAGAGAGAGGAGGCAGTCCCAAATTGCGTTCCCGGAGTTACTCTCGCAGAGACAGTGATCGATACTCTCGGGATCAGCGGTCCAAGCATGAGCAGTTCAGGAACCGTGATGACGGCAGGTCAAGATATGAATCACGCCCAGGTAGTCATCGGGATGAGGACCACAGATACAAAAGCAAAGATGATTATAGGACGAGAGATAGTCACAGGTCACAAGAATGGGATCATCGGGGATCACACGAGAGAGGTGTTGATAGTTCAAGGGAGCAGAGCGGACACAGGTCAGGAGATCGTGGTGATTGGAGGGAAAAAAGGGAAGAAGATAGACGCCGCGTGCGTAAGCCAGAATTTGAGAGCCACAAACCATTTGACAAAGAATATTTTCAGTCGCAGAAAAGAGATGATCGCAGGTCACGTGAAAGAGATGGTCGCAGGTCGCGTGAAAGGGATGATCGCAGATCAGATGGAAGAGATGGTCGCGGGCCACTTGAAAGAGATGATCGCAGGTCAGATGGAAGAGATGAAAACAGGCTGCTTGAAAGAAGTGATCACAAGTCACGCGAAAGATATGATCGCAGGTCACATGAAAGAGATGGTCGCAGGTCACGTGAAAGAGATGGTCGCAGGTCGCGTGAAAGAGATAGTCGCAGGTTTACTGCAGACCATGATCGCAGGTCACATGAAAGAGATGATCACAGGTCATTTGAAAAGGACCAGCACAGGCCTAATGAGCAAGATGGCAGAAGTTCCAGAGAAAGAGAGTCCAGGTACCACGGATATAAAAATGATAGGTCATATGAAGGTGATTCTGGCTATCGCTCAAGGGGGGATAATCGTCCTGATGGTGACAGAGGACATGAAGAAAAAGATATGCCTGACAAAGAAGTTTTATATGGCAAGTGGGAGAAGCCTCGCGTTAGCCGTTTTGATTCGGAATCCATGCTTCCaccaatgaaaaatatttgccaGGAGaaaagagatgatgatgatagtaaAAAGAAGATTCTGATGCATGATACAAGCAAAAGTAGCATTGCTCATGTTGCTGGCAGTAAGGAGAGTTTTATAAATGATATGTACAAGTATGTAAAGGAAGAGGTGAAAACATCGTGTCAATTGGTCAGAAATAAAGATGAGTTTTCTGTTCAGCATGCAGAATTTGTGAAAACAGGCTGGCAAGAAGCCGACACAGTCTCCACCCAAAAGAAATTCTCTGATGATTTGAAGGTTAAAATTGCATTCGATGGCAGTCTGGGTTCTCGTAGGGTGGTTAAGGATGAGGTACCACCAATTGTTAAGACAGAGAACGTTGAAGTTGAGCCAACTCCAGATGACCAGGATGAGGAAGCGGAGTCAGTTGCACCTATTCTGGACTTTGATGAATTACAGAAGAAACTTCAGCAGTATTGGAAGACCGACGTTGGTGAAGTAAAGCCACTGGAAGACGTGAAGATCCCCAGCAGAAAAACCCCAGTTCAAGAATCTGAGCCTTCACTAAGAAACCGTGGGCCACCTGAAGAATTTGTAGAGGACTTGATTAAACCTGAAACAACATATCGTAAACGTAAGCTTAGCAGTGGGAGTTCCTCTAGCAGTAGCAGTTTAACCTCTGTCAGTAATAGCAGCGGGTCAAGGTCACGTAGTAGATCAAAGTCATGCAGCAGATCTCGGTCACACAGGCGGTCGACATCACGCAGTCAGTTGAGGAGAGAAACATACAGGCCATCTAGCAATAGAAGGTCGCACAGTGGATCCAGGCAGGGAGGGAGTTCAAGGCATAAATCTCATTCAAGGAGCCACTCGCGCAATTACAGCCGGTCAAGATCTCGTGGTGGCAGGTCTCGTTCCAGAAGTGGTTCACGGAGGAGGCACTCTTCTTATCACAAATATTCTAGAAGTCGTTCCAAGCATCAGGGATACTCTTCCAGGCATAGTAGGTCACGATCCCGGGGACATTCTAGGCAAAGAAGGTACAGCAGGTCAGGAAGTCGCTCAAGGAGAACTCATGACAGGGGTGATCATGCTAAATTCTATAGTCATCCAAGAGATTTTCAACACAATTATGGTCCTAGTAACCATCCTAAGGCAGTTAGAGGACGCAATACATTTAGGCCCCCTCGTTCAGCATCAAGAAGATCTCACGATAGAGATGAGAGCCAGTCAAAATACCGATGGTGGTCTCCTTCCAAGTCCAAAATTGCCAGAGATGAAGCATATGTAAAACCCAGAGAAGAGATGAAAAATGAAAGTGACAAGCCACTCACTGACACTAAGGATAAGCAGAATATCTCAAGCTCCACTATAAAGCCACCTGCATATGAGGTAAAACCTGTAATTGATGTTCcactgaaggaaaaagaaaagacTACTCCAGTGAAGAGTTCTGCTGTATTCTCTAAAGATAATATTTTTGAATCCGAGTCGGCCGATGTCAAAGGACATGACAAAATTACTTTTTCTATCAAAGCCACACCAGCACCAGTACCAAAGTCAGTTGTGAAACCTGCTGAGACACGCAACTCCCTTCTCGAAATGGAGAAGTTTCTTCAGAACcttaaagaaaagaaaaaggagGAATTGACAGAGAAGTTTAAATTTCAGTTGAAGAAGAAGCCAGATAATACTGTTTGGTAATTAGTAGGATGACCTATGTGTGAAAGTAAATGTAGGGTGCCTGTGTGGGAAAGCAGGCCTTCACACAGGGGGTGGTCCGAGGAAGGCGTTGTAGTTAAAGGGTGATACGCTCTTTTTTGTGATGGATCGTAACATTCTGTTTTTAAATGCTTTGTAGATTGGTGTTCCATTAATCATGTTTATATATGCTTTAAGTATTGAAGTTCAGCTGAGGGTTTGCCATTTTGCATTTTAGAATGAGCTCTCACTGTGGCTAAACATGGTAGAGAAGATGGTGTTGTCATGAGTATGATTTAGATTTGGAATTGGATTGAAGTTTGATGTGCATGGGATGTTTATGTCAACATGACGCACCCTGGAGATGCTTAGAATCATGAGCAGGTGTTGTCGGTTAATTGACAAAAGTCATAAATCAATACGGCAGCTGAATCAAGCTGGAGTCAAAAAGGATCTCTGCTTCAAATTGGACATAAAGCTTTGGTGTACTGTATAATATAGAACTCGATGTGCTTCTGTATAAAGCTGTTGACCATTACATCATTGTTGGTTCAATTGTCAGACAATTGTATGGTGGACCAATAAGTGAGCAATTATTCACCAGTATTTTTAATCAATAAttgtaaacccctttatttgTGTGAGTCCCACATAGCGTGCATATAGGGGTAAAATTGGGAATGCCACAAGGGGCACTTATCAAATAGACATTGAAAAATCCAGTTGACTGTTTTACAGAAATTAGTGGATGTTAAATCAGGAAAGCCTATTCTGTTGCTTGGAATATATTTCGGTAATCGATAATTCTGCAGTCCTTTTCCCGCAAAACTCCTAAGTGGCCCAAAGAATTACATTGCAAATTTTTCCTAACAGCATAGGTTTTTAATCTAGCCGATGCAGGTAGAATCATGTTCGTCACATGCTTCTGTAGATATCATCTCCGCAATGTTACCCTCAGATCAAGGATTTTTTAATAAAAACCAATGTTTTGAAACATGTCTTTATTAGTTACTGTATGTACACCAAGTGCAATTCGGACCTTCTGTGTTTGGTAAACAGCCAGGCAGGAGCtggggggtcaaattgatggtcgttttgaaagaccagggactattcctcctgaaACACCAGCTGATCGTTGTCAAGGATGGGGAAAAATACTGCCACACAAGCTTTAAAAGACAGgacaattcctcctgctacatcggccacaagctgtgaaaggcggaggactatttctcctgctacaccagccacaggcgCTATTTCTTTGCTCCACCACGCACATGTTGTGAAATATAGTGGACAATCCAGCCGCAAGGCGTGAAAGACGGGGTATTCCCCTGCTTCACCAGCAACAGGTtgtaaaagacaggggactattcttcctgctacaccagccgcaggttgtgaaaaacaagGGACCattcttcctgctacaccagccgcaggATGTGAAAAAcaagggactattcctcctgctacaccagccacaagctgtgaaagaccggggactatttctcctgctacaccagtcacaagctgtgaaagacaggggactatttctcctgctacaccagccacaagctgtgaaagacgggggactatttctcctgctacaccagccacaagctgtgaaagacgggggactatttctcctgctacaccagccacaagctgtgaaagacgggggactatttctcctgctacaccagtcacaggttgtgaaagacgggggactatttctcctgcttctCCAGCCACAAGCTGTGTAAGACaagggactatttctcctgctacaccagccacaagctgtgaaagactgggactatttctcctgcttcaccagtcacaggttgtgaaagacgggggactaCTCCTGTTACACTCGCAACGGGGGTGGTTAGAGACAGGCGACAATTCCTCATGCCACATCCGCAAcaagttgtgagagacaggggactattcctcctgctgcaCTACCCtctgattgtgaaagacactGAACAGGGGACATCGGACAGCAAGAACAACATGAAAAATAAGAAGCTTAATCGGTGGaatattcctcctgctacactagccacaagctgtgaaagacgggggactatttctcctgctacaccagccacaagctgtgaaagacgggggactatttctcctgctacaccagtcacaagctgtgaaagacgggggactatttctcctgctacaccagtcacagattgtgaaagacgggggactaCTCCTCCTGTTACACTCGCAACGGGGGTGGTGAGAGACAGGCGACAATTCCTCATGCCACATCCGCAAcaagttgtgagagacaggggactattcctcctgctgcaccagccactgattgtgaaagacagtgaACAGGGGACATCGGACAGCAAGAACAACATGGCAAATAAGAAGCTTGATCGGTTGACAACCTGTGACACCCAGTAGTATTATTTGTGATAATAGAGACAATTACCACAATCTGTCTTCAGACGTTTTAGTTCTTCTTCATAAGTACAGATGTCTCTACTGTACAAGGCGTAAACCCGTGGATTAGTCCCACCAAGAAGAGTACTTTTTGTTACCCGCCTGTGCTATCAAAACGTCATCGTCCTAcggccggtgtgcaagggatagtagtcctagggctgatagtccgtgtaacaatggcccgcattgctaaatgttttggttagggttagcggtacaatagatcatgctgcttaattggtcaaatacaatgctaccggactatgactccagggggactatatccgctgtcacaccgggctgCCGCTGCCCTCGTATTTGCCACTCACTGTCTAAGAAGAGTACAGCAGCCAGCTCAGCATTGGTTTAATTGAGGAGGTGAAAAAACTCATCGCCATCTGGCATGAGACATTTCAAGTACGTCGCACAGGGGGATAAAGTACCGTGACCACTGAACATTGTCAATAGGACAGATGAAGTGTCTCGTCGGACATCTGGTTGCGTCAACTAATGGCCGAGTACATACGAATATCTCTTCGACGTCAGAggcaagttacatgtacataatgtacttcATAACGCAGACACCGCTCTCAATACCAATCCAACCAGCATTCACGAACTAagaaaacaagtacatgtacattccttATTTTCTCCTTTTTATTATTGTAGTCACTCAATGCATTGGCATGCAGTTCGTCAGTTAGCCTATTATATActaactagcattgtacccgtggcgcaggcaggttcaaatgggctataccttgaatagattgaattgcaatgaaaatctaatgcaatatcaaaggagcaatattgaagagacaaattaaaccaaccatttgtccacagactcggaccctgtggcgtgctgtatgcgtgcatataaaagtaaatcaattggtccgaatgagatgatgaggcaatgtgaatatacctcgttccttagtcagcaatatgcccctttttatacggagaagaaggagaa includes the following:
- the LOC135494617 gene encoding zinc finger CCCH domain-containing protein 13-like isoform X3, coding for MNYLNTMEEYHYDLLENAVSHHGLELLEIIHREQKSQSLPSRIGTQGVLTGNKEDDYRKKLHQFIGRNADVLFKLGDGEARSKAEKCDRYEADLYAVMPPLEAFMDVQGAARRRHFYKSVAKGDTVIATVASVQESGVMLMLMCLDYGNARHLSSLRITAFCPLKELPRKRAHEDPLDNLKIKDKVRAVITSVNVEGEKLTASMLPWAVPEDIEDIRLGPITDEEMPINYVKAKEIDGQTYAMMMETNAAFQNSNMESLMSKFLIEDECPPSFMISLKNLHIPKHEYAEELRKMQSYKWSLRSVAEGVSHFKAGRFTEAMQHLNKALQIDPENVEALVARGALYANNESYLRAIEDFERSLELNPMHANARKYICQTLVAYGRSLQEQKKYRDAMAFYKRALSINTEFLEAKECIAELDIQSTDEPEDDVNYMDLGYIHKSSESPEREEEAKGSGLEKTTETLKRLIEEDEKGTRKKRRSKRADSPHSGGSPVKSRRKEDHKTNPENSGQLYGRNSYEAESDMPPWKDGTSSLQDDPYFPDKPATSFMNVPLHEVPLPDRNNKNSDSHHRSSEREKSRERYGSRSPHRYDYRSPQRSRRSTERSTQMSHRRSSPKSKHLSPPMSNRQSPPRRSSYEPSQSLYDHSPRRSNHRSSQGSLGQSPRSRQFSPQSRQTGYGSPSPPRGRYDPGSPAHNSSQRIPGLDSPELEIPRSPHFAREKDRPDQYLGYPQEDRRLPPSDNRSSEYARYESVEEKQYHSEDNSNAFQEGYKKSASDNERRQRNYFDAEKTDRLDREERDDRESKQLDFQRALSKDNRQTLPARDEPEKELTEDHDEKDVPTNSEASGLVAYSRSPTPERGGSPKLRSRSYSRRDSDRYSRDQRSKHEQFRNRDDGRSRYESRPGSHRDEDHRYKSKDDYRTRDSHRSQEWDHRGSHERGVDSSREQSGHRSGDRGDWREKREEDRRRVRKPEFESHKPFDKEYFQSQKRDDRRSRERDGRRSDGRDENRLLERSDHKSRERYDRRSHERDGRRSRERDGRRSRERDSRRFTADHDRRSHERDDHRSFEKDQHRPNEQDGRSSRERESRYHGYKNDRSYEGDSGYRSRGDNRPDGDRGHEEKDMPDKEVLYGKWEKPRVSRFDSESMLPPMKNICQEKRDDDDSKKKILMHDTSKSSIAHVAGSKESFINDMYKYVKEEVKTSCQLVRNKDEFSVQHAEFVKTGWQEADTVSTQKKFSDDLKVKIAFDGSLGSRRVVKDEVPPIVKTENVEVEPTPDDQDEEAESVAPILDFDELQKKLQQYWKTDVGEVKPLEDVKIPSRKTPVQESEPSLRNRGPPEEFVEDLIKPETTYRKRKLSSGSSSSSSSLTSVSNSSGSRSRSRSKSCSRSRSHRRSTSRSQLRRETYRPSSNRRSHSGSRQGGSSRHKSHSRSHSRNYSRSRSRGGRSRSRSGSRRRHSSYHKYSRSRSKHQGYSSRHSRSRSRGHSRQRRYSRSGSRSRRTHDRGDHAKFYSHPRDFQHNYGPSNHPKAVRGRNTFRPPRSASRRSHDRDESQSKYRWWSPSKSKIARDEAYVKPREEMKNESDKPLTDTKDKQNISSSTIKPPAYEVKPVIDVPLKEKEKTTPVKSSAVFSKDNIFESESADVKGHDKITFSIKATPAPVPKSVVKPAETRNSLLEMEKFLQNLKEKKKEELTEKFKFQLKKKPDNTVW
- the LOC135494617 gene encoding zinc finger CCCH domain-containing protein 13-like isoform X1, with product MNYLNTMEEYHYDLLENAVSHHGLELLEIIHREQKSQSLPSRIGTQGVLTGNKEDDYRKKLHQFIGRNADVLFKLGDGEARSKAEKCDRYEADLYAVMPPLEAFMDVQGAARRRHFYKSVAKGDTVIATVASVQESGVMLMLMCLDYGNARHLSSLRITAFCPLKELPRKRAHEDPLDNLKIKDKVRAVITSVNVEGEKLTASMLPWAVPEDIEDIRLGPITDEEMPINYVKAKEIDGQTYAMMMETNAAFQNSNMESLMSKFLIEDECPPSFMISLKNLHIPKHEYAEELRKMQSYKWSLRSVAEGVSHFKAGRFTEAMQHLNKALQIDPENVEALVARGALYANNESYLRAIEDFERSLELNPMHANARKYICQTLVAYGRSLQEQKKYRDAMAFYKRALSINTEFLEAKECIAELDIQSTDEPEDDVNYMDLGYIHKSSESPEREEEAKGSGLEKTTETLKRLIEEDEKGTRKKRRSKRADSPHSGGSPVKSRRKEDHKTNPENSGQLYGRNSYEAESDMPPWKDGTSSLQDDPYFPDKPATSFMNVPLHEVPLPDRNNKNSDSHHRSSEREKSRERYGSRSPHRYDYRSPQRSRRSTERSTQMSHRRSSPKSKHLSPPMSNRQSPPRRSSYEPSQSLYDHSPRRSNHRSSQGSLGQSPRSRQFSPQSRQTGYGSPSPPRGRYDPGSPAHNSSQRIPGLDSPELEIPRSPHFAREKDRPDQYLGYPQEDRRLPPSDNRSSEYARYESVEEKQYHSEDNSNAFQEGYKKSASDNERRQRNYFDAEKTDRLDREERDDRESKQLDFQRALSKDNRQTLPARDEPEKELTEDHDEKDVPTNSEASGLVAYSRSPTPERGGSPKLRSRSYSRRDSDRYSRDQRSKHEQFRNRDDGRSRYESRPGSHRDEDHRYKSKDDYRTRDSHRSQEWDHRGSHERGVDSSREQSGHRSGDRGDWREKREEDRRRVRKPEFESHKPFDKEYFQSQKRDDRRSRERDGRRSRERDDRRSDGRDGRGPLERDDRRSDGRDENRLLERSDHKSRERYDRRSHERDGRRSRERDGRRSRERDSRRFTADHDRRSHERDDHRSFEKDQHRPNEQDGRSSRERESRYHGYKNDRSYEGDSGYRSRGDNRPDGDRGHEEKDMPDKEVLYGKWEKPRVSRFDSESMLPPMKNICQEKRDDDDSKKKILMHDTSKSSIAHVAGSKESFINDMYKYVKEEVKTSCQLVRNKDEFSVQHAEFVKTGWQEADTVSTQKKFSDDLKVKIAFDGSLGSRRVVKDEVPPIVKTENVEVEPTPDDQDEEAESVAPILDFDELQKKLQQYWKTDVGEVKPLEDVKIPSRKTPVQESEPSLRNRGPPEEFVEDLIKPETTYRKRKLSSGSSSSSSSLTSVSNSSGSRSRSRSKSCSRSRSHRRSTSRSQLRRETYRPSSNRRSHSGSRQGGSSRHKSHSRSHSRNYSRSRSRGGRSRSRSGSRRRHSSYHKYSRSRSKHQGYSSRHSRSRSRGHSRQRRYSRSGSRSRRTHDRGDHAKFYSHPRDFQHNYGPSNHPKAVRGRNTFRPPRSASRRSHDRDESQSKYRWWSPSKSKIARDEAYVKPREEMKNESDKPLTDTKDKQNISSSTIKPPAYEVKPVIDVPLKEKEKTTPVKSSAVFSKDNIFESESADVKGHDKITFSIKATPAPVPKSVVKPAETRNSLLEMEKFLQNLKEKKKEELTEKFKFQLKKKPDNTVW
- the LOC135494617 gene encoding zinc finger CCCH domain-containing protein 13-like isoform X2, which translates into the protein MEEYHYDLLENAVSHHGLELLEIIHREQKSQSLPSRIGTQGVLTGNKEDDYRKKLHQFIGRNADVLFKLGDGEARSKAEKCDRYEADLYAVMPPLEAFMDVQGAARRRHFYKSVAKGDTVIATVASVQESGVMLMLMCLDYGNARHLSSLRITAFCPLKELPRKRAHEDPLDNLKIKDKVRAVITSVNVEGEKLTASMLPWAVPEDIEDIRLGPITDEEMPINYVKAKEIDGQTYAMMMETNAAFQNSNMESLMSKFLIEDECPPSFMISLKNLHIPKHEYAEELRKMQSYKWSLRSVAEGVSHFKAGRFTEAMQHLNKALQIDPENVEALVARGALYANNESYLRAIEDFERSLELNPMHANARKYICQTLVAYGRSLQEQKKYRDAMAFYKRALSINTEFLEAKECIAELDIQSTDEPEDDVNYMDLGYIHKSSESPEREEEAKGSGLEKTTETLKRLIEEDEKGTRKKRRSKRADSPHSGGSPVKSRRKEDHKTNPENSGQLYGRNSYEAESDMPPWKDGTSSLQDDPYFPDKPATSFMNVPLHEVPLPDRNNKNSDSHHRSSEREKSRERYGSRSPHRYDYRSPQRSRRSTERSTQMSHRRSSPKSKHLSPPMSNRQSPPRRSSYEPSQSLYDHSPRRSNHRSSQGSLGQSPRSRQFSPQSRQTGYGSPSPPRGRYDPGSPAHNSSQRIPGLDSPELEIPRSPHFAREKDRPDQYLGYPQEDRRLPPSDNRSSEYARYESVEEKQYHSEDNSNAFQEGYKKSASDNERRQRNYFDAEKTDRLDREERDDRESKQLDFQRALSKDNRQTLPARDEPEKELTEDHDEKDVPTNSEASGLVAYSRSPTPERGGSPKLRSRSYSRRDSDRYSRDQRSKHEQFRNRDDGRSRYESRPGSHRDEDHRYKSKDDYRTRDSHRSQEWDHRGSHERGVDSSREQSGHRSGDRGDWREKREEDRRRVRKPEFESHKPFDKEYFQSQKRDDRRSRERDGRRSRERDDRRSDGRDGRGPLERDDRRSDGRDENRLLERSDHKSRERYDRRSHERDGRRSRERDGRRSRERDSRRFTADHDRRSHERDDHRSFEKDQHRPNEQDGRSSRERESRYHGYKNDRSYEGDSGYRSRGDNRPDGDRGHEEKDMPDKEVLYGKWEKPRVSRFDSESMLPPMKNICQEKRDDDDSKKKILMHDTSKSSIAHVAGSKESFINDMYKYVKEEVKTSCQLVRNKDEFSVQHAEFVKTGWQEADTVSTQKKFSDDLKVKIAFDGSLGSRRVVKDEVPPIVKTENVEVEPTPDDQDEEAESVAPILDFDELQKKLQQYWKTDVGEVKPLEDVKIPSRKTPVQESEPSLRNRGPPEEFVEDLIKPETTYRKRKLSSGSSSSSSSLTSVSNSSGSRSRSRSKSCSRSRSHRRSTSRSQLRRETYRPSSNRRSHSGSRQGGSSRHKSHSRSHSRNYSRSRSRGGRSRSRSGSRRRHSSYHKYSRSRSKHQGYSSRHSRSRSRGHSRQRRYSRSGSRSRRTHDRGDHAKFYSHPRDFQHNYGPSNHPKAVRGRNTFRPPRSASRRSHDRDESQSKYRWWSPSKSKIARDEAYVKPREEMKNESDKPLTDTKDKQNISSSTIKPPAYEVKPVIDVPLKEKEKTTPVKSSAVFSKDNIFESESADVKGHDKITFSIKATPAPVPKSVVKPAETRNSLLEMEKFLQNLKEKKKEELTEKFKFQLKKKPDNTVW
- the LOC135494617 gene encoding zinc finger CCCH domain-containing protein 13-like isoform X4, coding for MPPLEAFMDVQGAARRRHFYKSVAKGDTVIATVASVQESGVMLMLMCLDYGNARHLSSLRITAFCPLKELPRKRAHEDPLDNLKIKDKVRAVITSVNVEGEKLTASMLPWAVPEDIEDIRLGPITDEEMPINYVKAKEIDGQTYAMMMETNAAFQNSNMESLMSKFLIEDECPPSFMISLKNLHIPKHEYAEELRKMQSYKWSLRSVAEGVSHFKAGRFTEAMQHLNKALQIDPENVEALVARGALYANNESYLRAIEDFERSLELNPMHANARKYICQTLVAYGRSLQEQKKYRDAMAFYKRALSINTEFLEAKECIAELDIQSTDEPEDDVNYMDLGYIHKSSESPEREEEAKGSGLEKTTETLKRLIEEDEKGTRKKRRSKRADSPHSGGSPVKSRRKEDHKTNPENSGQLYGRNSYEAESDMPPWKDGTSSLQDDPYFPDKPATSFMNVPLHEVPLPDRNNKNSDSHHRSSEREKSRERYGSRSPHRYDYRSPQRSRRSTERSTQMSHRRSSPKSKHLSPPMSNRQSPPRRSSYEPSQSLYDHSPRRSNHRSSQGSLGQSPRSRQFSPQSRQTGYGSPSPPRGRYDPGSPAHNSSQRIPGLDSPELEIPRSPHFAREKDRPDQYLGYPQEDRRLPPSDNRSSEYARYESVEEKQYHSEDNSNAFQEGYKKSASDNERRQRNYFDAEKTDRLDREERDDRESKQLDFQRALSKDNRQTLPARDEPEKELTEDHDEKDVPTNSEASGLVAYSRSPTPERGGSPKLRSRSYSRRDSDRYSRDQRSKHEQFRNRDDGRSRYESRPGSHRDEDHRYKSKDDYRTRDSHRSQEWDHRGSHERGVDSSREQSGHRSGDRGDWREKREEDRRRVRKPEFESHKPFDKEYFQSQKRDDRRSRERDGRRSRERDDRRSDGRDGRGPLERDDRRSDGRDENRLLERSDHKSRERYDRRSHERDGRRSRERDGRRSRERDSRRFTADHDRRSHERDDHRSFEKDQHRPNEQDGRSSRERESRYHGYKNDRSYEGDSGYRSRGDNRPDGDRGHEEKDMPDKEVLYGKWEKPRVSRFDSESMLPPMKNICQEKRDDDDSKKKILMHDTSKSSIAHVAGSKESFINDMYKYVKEEVKTSCQLVRNKDEFSVQHAEFVKTGWQEADTVSTQKKFSDDLKVKIAFDGSLGSRRVVKDEVPPIVKTENVEVEPTPDDQDEEAESVAPILDFDELQKKLQQYWKTDVGEVKPLEDVKIPSRKTPVQESEPSLRNRGPPEEFVEDLIKPETTYRKRKLSSGSSSSSSSLTSVSNSSGSRSRSRSKSCSRSRSHRRSTSRSQLRRETYRPSSNRRSHSGSRQGGSSRHKSHSRSHSRNYSRSRSRGGRSRSRSGSRRRHSSYHKYSRSRSKHQGYSSRHSRSRSRGHSRQRRYSRSGSRSRRTHDRGDHAKFYSHPRDFQHNYGPSNHPKAVRGRNTFRPPRSASRRSHDRDESQSKYRWWSPSKSKIARDEAYVKPREEMKNESDKPLTDTKDKQNISSSTIKPPAYEVKPVIDVPLKEKEKTTPVKSSAVFSKDNIFESESADVKGHDKITFSIKATPAPVPKSVVKPAETRNSLLEMEKFLQNLKEKKKEELTEKFKFQLKKKPDNTVW